One Candidatus Cardinium hertigii DNA window includes the following coding sequences:
- a CDS encoding sodium:proton antiporter translates to MNQNLIPPLTEATILPPFWLTLPFVLLLVMIATGPLLFPRFWHKYYAKMALSLATFVVAYYCSVLHNSIQPIETAAEYLQFIALITALYIVTSGIVIQIHANATPAANLLLLLVGALSANCIGTTGASMLLIRPYIRFNKHRIKAYHIIFFIFIVSNIGGALTPIGDPPLFLGFLKGVPFTWTLIHNSFPWLIAVLIMLGVFYFLDKKNKIKSIPLPTEQRPILSIQGSKNFIWLAVVIGSVFLDPTTFTWLPAISYHGHAFSFIRECIMLTTALLAYRSANKKILKANEFSFEPLQEVCFIFVGIFGTMMPALALIRILAQSEWAKPLITPTTLYWGTGIFSSILDNAPTYLNFTAASMAAQGADIARVAHVQAYAAGGSYAHSVIGLRAISLASVFFGAMTYIGNGPNFMVKSIAEKAGIPMPSFGHYITQFSLPFLLPILCIIWLLFFAFST, encoded by the coding sequence ATGAATCAAAATCTAATTCCCCCTCTCACAGAGGCAACCATACTTCCTCCTTTTTGGTTGACGCTACCTTTTGTTCTGTTGTTGGTAATGATTGCCACAGGCCCATTGCTATTTCCGCGTTTTTGGCACAAATATTATGCCAAAATGGCCCTATCATTGGCGACTTTTGTGGTTGCTTACTACTGTAGTGTTTTACATAATAGCATACAGCCTATAGAAACAGCAGCAGAATACCTACAGTTTATAGCTTTAATTACCGCCCTCTACATAGTAACAAGCGGTATCGTAATACAAATACATGCTAACGCTACACCCGCAGCCAATCTGCTCCTGCTGCTAGTGGGTGCGCTATCTGCTAACTGCATAGGTACTACAGGGGCCTCTATGCTCTTGATCCGACCTTACATAAGATTCAATAAACATCGAATTAAAGCCTACCATATTATTTTCTTTATCTTTATAGTCAGTAATATAGGTGGCGCCCTAACGCCTATTGGGGACCCTCCTTTATTCTTAGGGTTCCTAAAGGGAGTCCCCTTTACATGGACGTTGATCCATAATAGCTTTCCTTGGTTAATAGCTGTTTTAATAATGCTAGGCGTGTTTTATTTTTTAGACAAAAAAAATAAAATAAAAAGCATACCGCTGCCTACTGAGCAGCGGCCCATCCTCTCCATCCAAGGAAGTAAAAACTTTATCTGGTTGGCTGTGGTTATTGGTTCAGTTTTTTTAGATCCTACTACCTTTACGTGGCTACCTGCTATTAGCTATCATGGGCATGCTTTCTCTTTTATACGTGAGTGTATTATGCTCACAACGGCCCTGCTTGCTTACCGCAGTGCAAACAAAAAAATTCTCAAGGCTAATGAATTTAGCTTTGAACCTTTACAGGAGGTCTGTTTCATCTTCGTAGGCATTTTTGGGACTATGATGCCTGCCCTTGCATTGATTCGTATACTTGCACAATCTGAATGGGCCAAACCATTGATTACACCTACTACACTATACTGGGGAACGGGTATTTTTTCTTCCATTTTAGATAATGCGCCAACCTATCTCAACTTCACAGCTGCTAGCATGGCTGCACAAGGTGCAGACATTGCAAGGGTAGCCCATGTACAGGCGTATGCAGCAGGAGGTAGTTACGCCCATTCAGTAATAGGGCTGCGTGCCATTTCTTTAGCTTCTGTATTTTTTGGCGCTATGACCTACATTGGTAACGGACCTAATTTCATGGTTAAATCTATTGCAGAAAAAGCAGGGATACCCATGCCTTCTTTTGGACACTACATTACGCAATTCTCCTTACCTTTTTTACTCCCTATACTATGTATAATTTGGCTGCTATTTTTTGCTTTTTCAACATAA
- the der gene encoding ribosome biogenesis GTPase Der codes for MANIVAIVGKSNVGKSTLFNRLVEKREAITDSTMHTTRDRHYGVAQWSGKHFTVIDTGGYIDDKQYALAPAICEQIQFALQEASAVFFMVDAKEGLTALDQAFANIVRSMHKPVLLIANKTEHATVALSAASFYALGLGKPFLIAAINGSGTGDLLDALLPYLTETAETEVGIAQSMLPKIALIGRPNVGKSSFLNSLLGEKRHMVSPMAGTTRDATAVYYNRYHKQCIIIDTAGVRKKSKVGESIEFYAVLRAIKAIQDADICLVMLDAQSGLEAQDMALIALAHRYKKGMVLVINKWDLIDKAAVTADAYKKHLVWKMAPFTYLPMLLVSALQKQRMYQTLEKAFTVYHNRARKISTAELNRIMLPIIDKVHPPAVKGKFIKIKYCTQVKAHTPIFAFFCNYPQYVQPHYTSYLEKQIRANFDFEGVPIQLIFKKK; via the coding sequence ATGGCTAATATTGTTGCAATTGTAGGAAAGTCTAATGTAGGAAAGTCTACCCTATTTAACAGATTGGTTGAAAAGCGGGAAGCCATTACAGATAGCACTATGCACACTACACGTGATCGGCATTACGGTGTTGCACAGTGGAGCGGGAAACATTTTACGGTTATAGACACCGGGGGGTATATAGACGATAAGCAGTATGCTTTGGCACCTGCCATATGTGAGCAGATACAGTTTGCCTTACAAGAAGCAAGTGCAGTGTTTTTTATGGTGGATGCCAAGGAGGGACTAACTGCTTTGGATCAAGCATTTGCCAATATAGTAAGAAGCATGCATAAGCCAGTGCTATTAATAGCCAATAAAACGGAGCATGCAACAGTTGCTCTGTCAGCTGCTTCTTTCTATGCGTTAGGGTTGGGGAAACCTTTTCTTATAGCTGCTATCAATGGTTCTGGAACAGGGGATTTATTAGATGCGCTATTGCCTTATCTCACAGAAACGGCAGAAACAGAAGTAGGGATTGCACAGTCAATGCTTCCAAAGATAGCCCTGATAGGTCGCCCCAATGTAGGGAAATCCTCTTTTTTAAACAGCTTACTGGGTGAAAAAAGGCATATGGTGAGTCCTATGGCAGGCACCACTAGAGATGCTACCGCTGTGTACTATAACCGTTATCATAAGCAATGTATCATTATCGATACGGCAGGTGTGCGCAAAAAATCCAAAGTAGGAGAGTCCATTGAGTTTTATGCTGTATTACGTGCCATAAAAGCCATTCAAGATGCAGATATTTGCTTGGTTATGTTAGATGCTCAAAGCGGCTTAGAAGCACAAGATATGGCACTTATTGCCCTAGCCCATCGCTACAAGAAGGGGATGGTGCTGGTGATCAATAAATGGGATTTGATAGATAAAGCAGCGGTAACAGCTGATGCCTATAAAAAACATCTTGTTTGGAAGATGGCTCCATTTACTTATCTTCCCATGCTATTGGTTTCAGCTTTACAGAAGCAGCGTATGTATCAAACCCTTGAAAAAGCCTTTACTGTATACCACAATAGGGCAAGAAAAATCTCGACTGCTGAGTTAAATAGGATTATGTTACCTATTATTGATAAAGTACATCCGCCCGCCGTTAAAGGGAAGTTTATTAAAATTAAATATTGTACGCAAGTTAAAGCGCATACACCTATCTTTGCTTTTTTTTGTAATTACCCACAATATGTACAGCCTCATTACACAAGTTATTTAGAAAAACAGATCAGGGCTAATTTTGATTTTGAAGGAGTTCCTATTCAGTTGATTTTTAAAAAAAAGTAG